A genome region from Eretmochelys imbricata isolate rEreImb1 chromosome 8, rEreImb1.hap1, whole genome shotgun sequence includes the following:
- the EFCAB14 gene encoding EF-hand calcium-binding domain-containing protein 14: MKKRKELNALIGLAGDGRRKKLPKKGSGHRLLRTEPPASDSESSSDGDEDEFGPPGTRSRFAKGEYLRCCKLCYPLCAFVILAACVVACVGLVWMQVALKEDLDALKEKFRTMESNQKTSFQEIPKLNEDLLDKQKHLEKIETGDMGLNKIWINITDINKQILFLTSAVNHLKANIKSASDLITLPVTVEELQKSVATIGSTLTSVAHDVEAMQAAIEEHKKTTERLQNDLNEYIKENGEKQISSLSATVSPRISNGNQTENFKQDNQFLHATVEEINASLVAYQKLNDLKLLSMDTTISNITRRVTWLENSVVAVNTLENRENLSTTVVGNTTTSPKVESQDQLENETGAEKAQNAKKIENVDHQVSKLREKLQLINALTSKPENERSEASEKGGKMQTATSKPTNLPKLLSRTVGGNMERNGHPRRLSLPGIATIKDLQDLFEKTDQGIDGKLSYEDLQTLVGLAIQEPQSFKEFDTDGDEKYSLPELRLALGV, from the exons ATGAAGAAGCGCAAGGAGCTCAACGCGCTGATCGGCCTGGCCGGGGACGGCCGCCGGAAGAAGCTGCCCAAGAAGGGGTCGGGCCACCGGCTGCTCCGCACCGAGCCGCCCGCCTCCGACTCCGAGTCCAGCTCCGACGGCGACGAGGACGAGTTCGGGCCGCCGGGCACCCGCTCCCGCTTCGCCAA GGGAGAATACCTGCGATGCTGCAAGCTCTGTTATCCACTTTGTGCTTTTGTCATTCTGGCTGCTTGTGTGGTAGCTTGCGTTGGCTTAGTATGGATGCAGGTTGCCCTCAAGGAAGATCTGGATGCACTAAAGGAAAAATTTCGAACTA tgGAATCTAATCAAAAAACATCATTCCAAGAGATCCCCAAATTAAATGAAGATCTGCTTGATAAGCAAAAGCACCTTGAGAAAATAGAGACTGGAGACATGGGACTAAATAAAATTTGGATAAATATCACTGACATCAATAAACAG ATATTGTTTTTGACATCAGCAGTAAATCACCTCAAAGCCAACATCAAGTCTGCTTCTGATTTGATTACTCTTCCTGTTACTGTAGAGGAACTTCAGAAG AGCGTAGCCACTATAGGCAGCACTCTAACCAGCGTTGCTCATGATGTTGAGGCTATGCAGGCGGCGATCGAAGAACACAAGAAAACCACAGAGAGACTCCAGAATGATTTG AATGAATACattaaagaaaatggagaaaaacagatATCTTCACTTTCCGCAACTGTCAGTCCAAGAATTAGCAATGGAAATCAGACTGAGAATTTTAAACAG GATAACCAGTTCCTGCATGCCACGGTAGAAGAGATAAATGCTTCCTTAGTGGCGTACCAAAAGCTCAATGATCTAAAGCTTCTAAGTATGGATACAACAATCAGTAATATAACTCGAAGGGTTACATGGTTAGAAAACTCTGTGGTTGCTGTGAATACGTTGGAAAACAGAGAGAATTTGTCCACTACTGTG GTGGGTAATACAACTACCTCCCCAAAAGTGGAAAGTCAAGATCAACTAGAGAATGAAACTGGTGCAGAAAAAGCACAGAATGCAAAG AAAATAGAAAATGTAGATCATCAGGTATCAAAACTAAGAGAGAAGCTTCAACTGATCAATGCTCTCACAAGCAAGCCAGAAAATGAAAGATCTGAGGCATCAGAAAAAG GTGGAAAAATGCAGACTGCTACGTCAAAGCCTACAAATCTTCCAAAACTTTTATCGAGAACAGTTGGAGGCAACATGGAGAGAAATGGACACCCAAGACGCTTGTCGTTACCAGGAATTGCCACCATAAAAG ATCTTCAGGATTTGTTTGAAAAGACAGATCAAGGCATTGATGGAAAGCTATCCTATGAAGATCTCCAAACTCTGGTTGGCTTGGCAATACAAGAGCCACAGAGCTTTAAGGAATTTGATACAGATGGGGATGAAAAATACTCATTACCAGAACTGAGATTAGCTTTAGGTGTATAG